The DNA sequence CTTTCTCCCAGTCCGTCTGGCGCGAGCGTGGCGGATAGGCGTCACAGTTTTTCGCACGCCCTGGTGAACCACCAGCAAGCGATAAAGAAGGCCACAGCGATGGCCATGTAGAAGAGATCGAGCATTCTGCACCTCACTCCGGACTGGAGAAGATCACCTGATGACCGTCGGCGCGCAGGCGTGCGGCGATGCGGTACTTCTTCGAGGGCCACCACCCGCGAGGGCCGCCGATGACGAGCACCGACCGGGGCCGCAGGGCGTTGTGAATTGTCTGCCATTGGTCGCGGCAGCGGCGCACGTCGATCCGCGTTTCCAACTGGCTGTCTTCCAGCACTAGTTGGAACTCCCGAATCAAGTGACCCGAGGGCACCGGCGGTTCGTCGAGGGGCAGGGGATACGGCACCACCTGGGGTACCAGCAACCGGATGCCTGTGGCCACACCCTGCGCCAGACGCCCTGCCGCCTGTAGAGCGGAGAGTGTCTCACGGACAGTGGTGAACAGCACAACAATCTCGAAAGAGTGCGGCGCCGCTTGGGCGGGACCGCATTCAGCGGCTCCGGCCTGCCTTGTGTCTTCCTGGTGAAACGCCCGCCGCGTGGTCATGTCCTATCTCCGATTCCGAGAATACGGAGCAGGCCATAAGGAAGTCATAAGGGCGGGCTAAGGATTCCATTGTGTTCCTTCCGCACCAGGAAAATGCTTTATTTTGAGGGAATTGCGAAGCGGTAGCCGACCCAGGGTTCGGTCAGCAGATAGCGCGGATGAGACGGATCGAGCTCAATTTTCTTGCGCAGTTGATTGATGAAGACCCGCAGGTACTCCACCTGGTCGCCGTAGTCCGGTCCCCAGACGGCCTGCAGTAGTTTGCCGTGAGGGATGGGGATGTTCGGGTTTGCGACGAGATAGCGCAACAGGTCGAACTCCTTGGGTGTCAAGCGGGTCTCCTGACCCTTGGCGATGACGCGCCGCGTGGCGAGGTTGATCTCCAGACCGTCGAAGCGCAGGGACTCGGCGGAGCTTTCCTCGGTGACCGGCAGCCGCCGCAGCGCCGCCCGGATGCGCGCCAACAGTTCCGGCGTGCTGAACGGCTTTGTGATGTAGTCGTCAGCGCCGGCGTCCAGCGCGGCCACCTTGTCCATTTCCGTGCTGCGCACGGTCAGCATGATGATGGCGACTTCCGAGGTGGCGCGGATCTCGCGGCAAGCTTCCAGGCCACCCATGCCCGGCATGTTCATGTCGAGCAGCACGAGATCGAAACGCGATTCGCGCAGGCGCAGCATGGCTTCCTCGCCGCTGCGGGCGTCCTGCACCTCATAGCCGTGTGTCGTCAACGTGACACGCAACACTCGGCGGATCTGGGGCTCGTCGTCGACGATGAGGATTTTTCCGGAGTTCACGAGCGTGCCGCCTCCCGCGGCGGAAGGCGGTCGAGAGGCAGGCGGAGACAGAACTCCGCGCCCGATCCTGCCGAGCCTTCGACATGAAGGGAGCCTCCGTGGGCCCTGAGAATCTCGCGCGCGATGTGGAGACCCAGCCCGGTGCCGGGCACCTTCCCCTTGGAGGCATCGCGCCGGTAGTAGACCTGAAACACCTTCTCCCGTTCCTTCTCCGGAATCCCTTTTCCCTTGTCGATCACACGAATCTCGAGGGCATTGTCGACCAGCGCCGCCGTCAGACGGAGGGGCGTCTCAGGCGGCGAATATTTCAAGGCGTTATCGATGAGCTGGCGTAGGGCCAAGGCGATGAGGTCGGGGTCGAAGAAGGCGGGTGGGAGGTCGTTGTCGGCATCGACGGTCGCGATTCGACCCTCCAGTCTGGACTGGAAGGTGGAAAGAACGTGCGCCAGGAACGACGGCACGTGCTGCTCCTGTTTTTCCACCAGCACCTTGCCCGCCTCGATCTGGGACATCCGCACGGCCTCGTTCACCAGGAGAGTCAGGCGGTCTGTCTCCTCGTCGATGATCTCGGTGAACTCACGGATGTCGGGCGCCACGCGTTCCGGCTCGCTGAGGATCGACGTCGAGGCCGCCTTGATGGAGGTCAGCGGCGTTTTGAACTCATGGGCGATCGCGTCGAGCAGGGTGGACTTGAACTCCTCGCTCTGGCGGGCCGCTTCCGCCTTGCTGGCGATCTCGGCGGAGCGGGCACGCTCGAGAGCGATGGCCACCAGGTTGACCAGCGCCTCCATCGCACCGTCCGAGCAGCATAGACCCAGCAACGCGACGCTGCCGATGGGCCGGCCCCCGAGGGTGATGGGCAGCACCATCAGTAGACGCGTGGTGTCGGCACTGCGCACACCGTCCATGGCGACCCGCTTCAACTGCTCGTCGATGCCAGGCAGATCGCCGGCCCCACCACGGTAGATCTCTCCCTCCGTCGCATCGTAAAGCGCGACAGCGGGGCAGTCGAAGGTCTGAGCGATGTAGCGCGCGGCTTGTTGTCCGACAGGCTGCGTATTGTCGGTGAGCAGAATGGAGCGGCTGAACGAGTAGAGCCGCTCTGTCTCCTGTTGATGTTCGCGGGCCTCCACGGCCTGCATTTTGGCACGGTTCGAGAGATGACTGGCGACGAGCGCCGTCGCCAGGAACGCGCATAGAGCCACCCAGTTCTGCGGATCGGCGATGGTGAAGCGGCCCACGGGTGGCAGGAAGAAGAAGTTGAAGCAAAGCATCGCCGTCACCGAGGCGGCGATGGCTTCGCGCAGACCCCAGGCCGTGGCGATGCCGAGCACGACGATGAGAAACGCAAAGCCAACCGTGGTGGCATTGACGCCCAGGCCCCAGCGCGCCACGGCCATGACCAGCAGGATGAGGCCGATACCGGCCGCCGCCCGGATCGCGGTGCCCAGTGGTCCCAGCCGTTGCGCCCACATCGTCATCGACCGGCCTCGCTCATCATGCGGTCTCCCGACTTCTCTTTTTGATGATTGCACGCAGGCACGGTTTACGCGCCCGTCGACCGGTCGATGTCCTTCAGGATGTCGTCACGATCCTTGGCATGCAACTCCGTCTTCAGGCGGCGCAAGGCGATGCCCACCACATCGCGGTGACGCAGCCGATGGCCCAAGCCGGAGGAGGAGAGGTCGAGCCAGAGCTCGTGTAGCAACTCGATGTCTTCCGGCCATAGCCGCGGCGGGTGCGGGCCGAGGTTCACGAAACTGGGCCGCTCCGACGGGTCGTCCGGGACGACTTCCAGGGAGATGGCGGGTCTGGGCTCAGGCAGGCGCTCCCATTGGATGCCGATGGCGTGGCCCTGTTGAGCGGTCGTCAGTTTCGGCGAGGTGCCGATGACGATGCGGGACGACTGCAGGCGCGCGGCTGTTTCCACCAGGGCGCCATTGGGATCGTCACCCGGCACGGTGAGCAACTTCACGGTCTTGCCTTCCTTTTCCGCGAGGGTCACCACCTTGGTGAACAGCTCGGACTCGCGGGCTGTGAAGGGTGCTTCCTCGTCGGAGATGGAGACCGCTACGATGTCGAGCTTGCGCACGTCGGTCTTTTGCAGGACTCGGTGGAGGTGGTTCAGGCGGTTGGGATTGCGTACTGCCACCAGGACGTTGCCCGGCCGCACGTCGAGGATTTCCGTTGACACGCCTTCAGCGTCTTCCAGCCGGAACTGTTCGTGCCCGGCATCCACCTCCAGCGCGCGGCGCCGGTTCAGCTTTTCGGAAACGGTGAAGAGGATGAAGAATGCCAGCGTGAAGATGACGCCTGAGATTGTGGCGATCTTCTTCGTCAGGACGTTCGTGATAGCCAGCGTGAAGAGCGACAGCGCGATGAGGCCCAGGCCCAGCGGGATTTCGACGTTCCCGAGCTGCAGATTCAGCGGGACCTTCCACTCTCTGGGCCGCTTGTCCTTGAAGCGCAAGACCAGCACCGAGGTGGCGTTGAAGGCGAAGCTCCAAACGACGCCGAAGGCATAGGCTTCACCCAGCAGATAGACGTCGCCGCGGCTCAGGATGATCGTCACGATCTGGAGGCCGACGATCATGTTGACGATGCGGTGCGTCGTGCCGTACTTCTTGTGGGGATTGCGGAACCAGTTGGGCAGAACGTTGTCTTCGGCGACGCGGTTCAGCACGCCGTTCGACCCGATGATGGCCGTGTTCACGGCACCGGACAGGATGAGTGCGCCCACAAACACCACGAAGGCGTGGAACAACAGGCGGAGCGGCAGCGGACCGTCGAGGTGCATCGCCAGACCGCTGATGAGGTTGTCGAGGAACAGCTTGCGGTCGCCATCAGGGATGATCATGACGGCGAAGAACGATACCAGCGAAGTAAAGACCAGCGAGTAGATGAAGATGACCAGGCCGGCGCGCTCGAGGTTCTTGAGCTTGGGGTGGGCGATTTCGCGATTCACCTGCGCGAGCGATTCCTCGCCGGACATGGCCAGCAGGGAGTGTCCCAGGCCGACAAGGATCGCGACGGCCGGGATCATCTGGACCCACGCGCCGGGCAGCCAGCCCAGAGACTCCTCACTCAGCTTGATATTGCCCAGCACCGGCATGGGCACTGCCTGGAAGTGACCGCGAAAGATGGTGTAGAGGCACCAGGCGATCAGGATCACCACCATCAGAGTGGTGACCTGCATGATTCGCAGAGCCTTTTGGCTGGACTCGTGAATGCCGATGATGTTCTTGCGCCAGAAGTAGGCGGTGACCACCAGGGCGAACGCCACGGCAAAGCCGGCGTCATTGACCAGATGTTGCCGGTGGAAGAAGTGCTCGGCGGTCTCATTGATGAGACCTGCCAGGTACAGTCCGGCCGAGACTCCGCTGATGGGTCCGGTGAGCACGTAGTCGAACATCAGGGCCGAGACGGCCAGTTTGGCCATTCTGGACCCAAGTGCCTCGTGAACTACCCGGTAGACGCCGCCGCGCACGTACATGGCGCAACCCTCGATGTACACGGCGCGCACCGCGTACGAGAAAAGCATGATGGCGAGGATGAACCAGGGGGCGGACTTGCCGATGGCTTTTTCGGTGATGCCTCCGACGTAGTAGGCCGAGGAGGCGAGGTCGGAGAGGACAATGGCGGCTGCCCGCCAGAAGGATATGAACGAGAGGGCAATGGTTGAGGCGATGACAACCCGATTCGGGGTCATCGCCACTCGCTGTGACGCTTCCACAAACAGCTCCTTGCGCGCGCCCCACCGGCGGGCCGCGGCTTTTCAATTCGTCTGCGAGGTTAGCTGACGGGCTCGGGCTGAAAAGTACCCTACGGCCAAACAGTGCCGATGCGCCCCGGGACTTGGGTCCCCCGCCTCCCCGCCGAAGCAGAGAGCTAGACGTCTTCAGGTTAACACCTCGCTCAAGCGAGCGAGAACGAGCGCCTTGAAGTCGCTCGGCGGGAGGAGCTTGCCCTTCACGGGTCGAAGCGCAGTGGGTTCGATTTCGCTCCTGGCAGACATCTCCTGAGGACACACGGAGGGGACCACTTCCTGACGGTCGTGGTTCGTTGAGCGGGCGGGGCGCCGGGGGCCCGCTTACTGACGTGCGCGGTTCGCAACTCGGCTTCCTCTGCTGCAGGGCCATGCGGGCCTCCGCAGAAGGCGGATCCGCGACAGGAAGGACGTCACCGCCGGCCGGAGAGCTCCGCTGCCACGTGTTCAGAAAGGAACGGTTCAATTTTCAATGAGCCTTGGGCGCAGGGGCCCGGACGAATGGGTTCGTTTGACTGGACGACATGGACTGAGTCAGGCGGAAGGCACAGGCGGACTGTGAGCCGTTTCCGATGGCGGGGGGACTCCGGTTTGACGAGTGGGTTCGATTGGCGGGGTGATGCCGGGATGGGCGTCTCGTACCTGCACCGGCGGGCGGAGGCTGCTTTCGGAAGTAGAGGCCGCAGCTTGGCTTCGTTCCGAAGGACTGGGGGCTGGGCGGGCTGCGGGCCGGCTCGGGTGGCTGTCATTTGAAGACGGGTTTGGCTGGGATTGAGTTAGCGCTGGCTCGGGCGTTGCCGTCGTTGGGATGGGCCCCCGGCGATGCCGTGGGTAATGGTGGTGGGGCAGTTCGGGTTGTTGCGGCGGGCCGGAGGGGTGGGTGTCATTTGAAGACGGGTTTGGCTGGGATTGAGTTCGCGTTGGCTCGGGCGTTGCCGTTGTTGGGATGGGCCCCCGGCGATGCCGGGGGGAATGGTGGTGGGGCGGTTCTGGTTGTTGTGGCGGGCCGGAGGGGTGGGTGTCATTTGAAGACAGGTTTGGCTGGGATTGAGTTAGCGCTGAGTCGGGCGTTGCCGTTGTTGGGACGGGCTCCAGGCGATGCCGGGGGGAATGGTGGTGGGGCCGTTCGGGTTGTTGCGGCGGGCCGGAGGGGTGGCTGTCATTTGAAGACAGGTTTGGCTGGGATTGAGTTGGTGCTGGCTCGGGCGTTGCCGTTGTTGGGACGGGCCCCCGGCGATGCCGGGGGGAATGGTGGTGGGGCGGTTCTGGTTGTTGCGGCGGGCCGGAGGGGTGGGTGTCATTTGAAGACGGGTTTGGCTGGGATTGAGTTCGCGTTGGCTCGGGCGTTGCCGTCGTTGGGATGGGCCCCCGGCGATGCCGGGGGGAATGGTGGTGGGGCAGTTCGGGTTGTTGTGGCGGGCCGGAGGGGTGGCTGTCGTTTGAAGACAGGTTTGGCTGGGATTGAGTTAGCGTTGGCTCGGGCGTTGCCGTTGTTGGGATGGGCTCCCGGCGATGCCGGGGGGACTGGTGGTGGGGCCGTTCGGGTTGTTGCGGCGGGCCGGAGGGGTGGGCGCTTCTGGGAACTGCTCCGAGAATACTGCTGCCGGGGGCGACCGCCTCTTCATCCCTGAGGGCTAGCGGCTGGCGCGCGTGGCTCTCCTGATTTTCGGAAGGGCGTGGTTGGGCGGCCGGTGGCGCGGCCTGTGACGAGCCGAGGGGATGGCTTCGTTCATTGCAGCGGGCCTCGACTGGCGGATGCGGGGCCGTGGCTTCGTTTGGCGGTTGCGGTGCCGCGGGGCAGCGGAGATAGAGGCGGTAGCGGCCTCGGATCGGTCCTATTGTTGGTGGTTTGGGCGGCTGCGGTGGACGCGGGGGCTGGGGCGCTCCGACGCGGATCGCAAACGCTCCGGAGAGAGGGCCGTAACTCCAGCCGCTGTCGTTGTAGCTGATCGGAATCACGCTGTCCGGACCGAGATCGGACGGAGCCAGCCGGGGCAGCGTGGGGCATTCGCTCGCTCCGCCCGCTCCGGCGGCCATGGTCTTGGGTGCTTCTTCGATATGGGCGGACTGCGCGGCGAGTGTGGCCAGGCTCCGCTCCACCTGATTGATGTGACGGCCGATCCAGCGATGGTAGGCCAGGAGTCCTTTGGCGGCGGCGGTCTGCTGGGCGAGCCAGAGCGCTGCCCGGTCGGTGCTGCCATCGGTTTCGGCGCAGGCGGTATCAAAGAGGGTGCGTTCGAGAGCATGCCAGCGGAGTTCGTGGGCCTGGAGCATGCAGCGGTTGATAAGGAGCAGGCGGGCCCTGCCGTCGGCGCAGGCGGCAGTGCGGCGGAGGGCGTCGTGCAACCACTGATCGGCGAAGTGCGTGGGCAACTGGAACGTAAACGGACAGGGCGGAGTCTTGCGGGCGTTCTGACAGGAGACGCGCTTGCCGGCTTCGGTGCGGGGTCCGGTGGACTTCCGGGCGTTGGCGCGGTTGGCGGCCAGGCGGCGAGCGGACTGGGCGACTTGGGTGGCGTTGGTTGACATGGCTAACGGCCCTGGTTCGCGGCTCTTGTCGCCGCCGCGCTTGAGGCGGTGAGGATCTGCTCGTGGAGCGACAGAGTTCGGAACTCCTCGAGGAAGGCTTGGTGCCGGTTGTGGAATGGGGCGGAGTCCTCGTGGGAGGCGACTCCGACCGCGGCGGCCGCGTGAAGGTTCCAGTTGGCGTCCGTATGCTGGATGCCACGAGCGAGGGCGGCAGCGGCCATCGCGTCGTACGTCGTAGTGTGTTTCCTCATCAATTAAGCTCCGGAACGATGATAGCGGCGGCCGAGCAAGAATCCATCTGTGAGCTATGCCGCAACCCATTGAAAATAATGGAATTCACTATTATTTTGAGTTGTTGTGACCGCTTTTTATTCGCCCCAGGTAAATGGGCCTGAACTGAGGAAGAGGTTAAGGAGTAGCAAGCATGAAGGGGGCGGCTCAGCCCTCTGCGTTCGCGCAGGTGACCCGCCCTGGCGGCCGTTCTGCCTCATGGAATGCGTACTCCCGGGCATGGGTTGAGTCGTCGCCAGAGGGGCGGCAGAGCGAGCAAGATATTGATTCGCAGTTGGTTACGAACGAAGGATGAGGCGAGACGAGGCTCGACGTCAATCGTCGTCACACGCTCATCCGAGAAGAGGTGCGGCGCATAAAGGTATTAATTGCAGTTGCTTACGGGTTGCGATGGGCCAGCCTGACCCGGTTCCACGGTTCCTGCCCCACATCATCTTTCACACAGCAGTCACCGCGAAACCATTCTGCGCCTGGAGCCGTCAAACGAAGCCGACATGGCTATTTTCCCGCGCATTTACTTATTCCTTGCATGCTTTATTCCTTGGGCAGCGGGACAAACCAAGGCGCTCGACCTAGTATTCGCTGTGGATGTCAGTGAAAGTATGGCGGAACCAGGCAGATTCATTCGGGAGGGCGCGCGCCTTGCCGCCTATGAACTTGCGCCCCAGGATAGGGTTGCGGTTATTGGCTTTTCGTCGTCTGCCAAGCTGCATGCTGGCTTTACCAGCGATCCGAAGGCCATTGACATCGCCTTCAGGAGGGCCACTGCTCCGCTGGTTCGCAAGTCGGGCCAGTTGCGCCTGTATGATGGCGTGTTCGCTGCCATCGAGCAGTTTCCCGCGTATGGCGACGCAGATCGCACGCGCTCCGTTGCCGTCATAACGAACGACCTAGACGGCGGTTCCTCCCACGAGCAGGTGGAACTCATCCGGCGGGCACGCTCAAAGGGGGTTGGGATCTGGGTGTTCCTCATTGGCAATCCCGATCGCGGCCTACCTCAGCCGAACGGTGGACATCCCCAAGTGCCCTATCTTGACACTCGCTTCGCCGCCGACCATCTTCGCCCACTCTCGGATGAAACAGGCGGCAAGGTCATGACCCTGGATGGAAATGGGTATGTCTTGCGGCGGATCATCGCCGCATGCAAAGGAGCGGGAAAATGAAACCCATCACTCTGTTGGCTCTTGTGTTTACCCTTCTGCCCGCACAGGAACGACCTCGGTTTTCTACAAATGTCCAGCTCGTCATGGTGGATGCTCAGGTCACCGAAAAGAATACAGGGAAGATTTTGGAGTTGCTCAGCCCGAATGATTTTGAAGTCTATGAAGACGGCCGGCGTTGCGAGATTCGTGAATTCCAGTTCGAAACTACCCCGCTGGATGTCGTATTTCTCACTTACGCCAAAAGCGGTTGGGGGCCGGCCAAGGACATTAACGACTTCCGTAGGGGCCTGAACCTTGCACCGGCGGAGCTACGCGCAACGGACCGGGGGGCAGTGCTCCGAACAGACTCCGCATCGAAGGTTGATCTTCAGATGACAGACGACCTCGAGAAAGTCAGGCATGCGCTGGTCTTCGGTACCCCGCACATCCCGACGGGACATGACCACCTTTACGATGCTACGAGAGTCGCAACCACTCTCTTTCCGCGTCCGAAAGACCGCACCCGGCGACGTTCAATTCTGGCTATCACGGACGACATCGAGCGCGGGTCCAAGTGCACTTTGGCTCAGCTGATCACCGAACTGCTTGAAGCAGATGCCACGCTCCATGTGGTTAACGTTGTGCTGGGCAAACAGGGGGCGCGCGAGATTGGGATCGGGGGCGGGCGTATTCCCAGAATCGGCCGCGAGATCGGCCGGGCCCGCACCGGCGGGACTTTGCGCGATGCGGTAGAGGCAACTGGCGGAGAAGCAATCCCCGGCGATTTGTTTCAGGAGCGCCTTCCAGAGCTCATTCGCCGAATGCGCCTCCGCTATCTCTTTGGCTTCTATGCCAGTCCGACCAGGCAGAGAGAATACCGCACGATTGATGTCCGCCTGAGCCCAGAGGCAAGGAAACGCTATCCAAATGCTCTCGTCAGAGCCCGGCGCGGTTACTACGCCGCTCCTGCTGGGTCAGGTGTGGATTGAGAGAGCTTGGCGCCCGAAGGGAAGGCCTCACATGGGGAAGGGGACTGGAGGATGTGACTTCTTGGCCTGTCATTCGGTCGTTTTCGCGAGTATTCCAGAGCTTCGCTCTCCAGTCTCCTCCGTCCATCACTGATTCAACTTCAGAAGCCGGGACGCCACTCCGTCGTCGATGGTGCGCGATCGATCTGTCATAATTCGATCTGAAGGGAGGGCGCCAATGCCGGGTGAAGAAGGAACCTACGAGCTCTACATCGACGCTTTTCGCCCCGACACGATCCCCATGTATCGGCTCGCCGAGTACATGGCGGGCTTCGCCGAACTGCTCGGCAACGGCGAGCACGTTCGCTTGGACAAGGTGAGAGCCGGCAGTCTTGCCCTGGCCGCGCGCGTGAATGATGTGGCTGTCCGGAAGGTCGACAAACGCATCGACGAAGTCCGCTACGGGGTGGCACCGCAGGCCGCACTGAAGGCGTTCCGCGACATTGACGACATGCTCGCAGAGGATCACGCCATCGGTCAGGTTCGCCGCGGCAAGACGAAGTTGATCGAGTTCCCTGGGCGCACGCGCCCGGTCGAAGAGCGGATCGGCCCGGTTCAGCAAACCTCCATGATCGACGGCGAAGTGATCCAGATCGGCGGACGCGACGAGACGATCAACGTCCACATCAAGAGTGGCGATCAAATCGTCACTTGCGTCACGAACAAGGAGATGGCGCGGCGTCTGGCCCCACACCTTTTCGCGGGTACCGTGCGGGTCCACGGGCAGGGCACCTGGGCACGCCTTGGTTCTGGCGCGTGGGAACTAAAGAAGTTCACCATCTCGGAATTCTCGCAGCTCGACGAGACGCCGCTCTCCAAGCTCTTTCAGGGGCTTCGGGCGCGCTTGGTTCCACCGGAAGGTGGACGCGAGAATCCGGTTCAACTCATGGGGCAACTGCGGTCACAGGAGTAGCCCCCAATGGTCGCCTTCGACAATACAATCCTGTCCCTGCTGCTGTTTCCGGACGCCGAGTTGCAGGACGGCCCGGCCGGACAAAATGTTGAACATGCGAGAGAGCGCGTCCTAGGCCTGATCGAGTCCCTCGAGGCTGGCCGAGAACAGGTCGCGATTCCGTCTCCGGCGCTGGCTGAGGTCCTCGTGACCGAAGGAGCGGACGTTCAGGACATCCTGACCACGCTGCGCGGCTCGGCCTTTATCCGCATCGAGAGCTTCGACGAGCGAGCCGCCGTGGAACTCGCGGTGCGCTTGCGGGAAGCGCGCAAGGCCGGCAACCAGCGCGAGAGCCAGCCCATCACCAAGAGTGCGATGAAGTTCGACCGCCAGATCGTGGCGATCGCATTGGTTAGTGGGGCCAGCGTCCTGTACTCCGACGACGTGGCCGTGGCGAAGTTCGCCGCAGGGTGCGGACTTGTGGTGAAGCGGGTTGTGGATCTGCCTATCCCGATGAAACAGGGGGCGCTCGAGTTCACGGAGGCTGAGGCGTCATCGCCGGGTACGACCGACGGTGGCAACAATGAGTTGACCGGCGAGGAGTCCCAGCCGCAC is a window from the uncultured Paludibaculum sp. genome containing:
- a CDS encoding response regulator transcription factor, coding for MNSGKILIVDDEPQIRRVLRVTLTTHGYEVQDARSGEEAMLRLRESRFDLVLLDMNMPGMGGLEACREIRATSEVAIIMLTVRSTEMDKVAALDAGADDYITKPFSTPELLARIRAALRRLPVTEESSAESLRFDGLEINLATRRVIAKGQETRLTPKEFDLLRYLVANPNIPIPHGKLLQAVWGPDYGDQVEYLRVFINQLRKKIELDPSHPRYLLTEPWVGYRFAIPSK
- a CDS encoding VWA domain-containing protein is translated as MKPITLLALVFTLLPAQERPRFSTNVQLVMVDAQVTEKNTGKILELLSPNDFEVYEDGRRCEIREFQFETTPLDVVFLTYAKSGWGPAKDINDFRRGLNLAPAELRATDRGAVLRTDSASKVDLQMTDDLEKVRHALVFGTPHIPTGHDHLYDATRVATTLFPRPKDRTRRRSILAITDDIERGSKCTLAQLITELLEADATLHVVNVVLGKQGAREIGIGGGRIPRIGREIGRARTGGTLRDAVEATGGEAIPGDLFQERLPELIRRMRLRYLFGFYASPTRQREYRTIDVRLSPEARKRYPNALVRARRGYYAAPAGSGVD
- a CDS encoding APC family permease; translation: MEASQRVAMTPNRVVIASTIALSFISFWRAAAIVLSDLASSAYYVGGITEKAIGKSAPWFILAIMLFSYAVRAVYIEGCAMYVRGGVYRVVHEALGSRMAKLAVSALMFDYVLTGPISGVSAGLYLAGLINETAEHFFHRQHLVNDAGFAVAFALVVTAYFWRKNIIGIHESSQKALRIMQVTTLMVVILIAWCLYTIFRGHFQAVPMPVLGNIKLSEESLGWLPGAWVQMIPAVAILVGLGHSLLAMSGEESLAQVNREIAHPKLKNLERAGLVIFIYSLVFTSLVSFFAVMIIPDGDRKLFLDNLISGLAMHLDGPLPLRLLFHAFVVFVGALILSGAVNTAIIGSNGVLNRVAEDNVLPNWFRNPHKKYGTTHRIVNMIVGLQIVTIILSRGDVYLLGEAYAFGVVWSFAFNATSVLVLRFKDKRPREWKVPLNLQLGNVEIPLGLGLIALSLFTLAITNVLTKKIATISGVIFTLAFFILFTVSEKLNRRRALEVDAGHEQFRLEDAEGVSTEILDVRPGNVLVAVRNPNRLNHLHRVLQKTDVRKLDIVAVSISDEEAPFTARESELFTKVVTLAEKEGKTVKLLTVPGDDPNGALVETAARLQSSRIVIGTSPKLTTAQQGHAIGIQWERLPEPRPAISLEVVPDDPSERPSFVNLGPHPPRLWPEDIELLHELWLDLSSSGLGHRLRHRDVVGIALRRLKTELHAKDRDDILKDIDRSTGA
- a CDS encoding vWA domain-containing protein — its product is MAIFPRIYLFLACFIPWAAGQTKALDLVFAVDVSESMAEPGRFIREGARLAAYELAPQDRVAVIGFSSSAKLHAGFTSDPKAIDIAFRRATAPLVRKSGQLRLYDGVFAAIEQFPAYGDADRTRSVAVITNDLDGGSSHEQVELIRRARSKGVGIWVFLIGNPDRGLPQPNGGHPQVPYLDTRFAADHLRPLSDETGGKVMTLDGNGYVLRRIIAACKGAGK
- a CDS encoding ATP-binding protein, with the protein product MTMWAQRLGPLGTAIRAAAGIGLILLVMAVARWGLGVNATTVGFAFLIVVLGIATAWGLREAIAASVTAMLCFNFFFLPPVGRFTIADPQNWVALCAFLATALVASHLSNRAKMQAVEAREHQQETERLYSFSRSILLTDNTQPVGQQAARYIAQTFDCPAVALYDATEGEIYRGGAGDLPGIDEQLKRVAMDGVRSADTTRLLMVLPITLGGRPIGSVALLGLCCSDGAMEALVNLVAIALERARSAEIASKAEAARQSEEFKSTLLDAIAHEFKTPLTSIKAASTSILSEPERVAPDIREFTEIIDEETDRLTLLVNEAVRMSQIEAGKVLVEKQEQHVPSFLAHVLSTFQSRLEGRIATVDADNDLPPAFFDPDLIALALRQLIDNALKYSPPETPLRLTAALVDNALEIRVIDKGKGIPEKEREKVFQVYYRRDASKGKVPGTGLGLHIAREILRAHGGSLHVEGSAGSGAEFCLRLPLDRLPPREAARS